The genomic DNA ACCCTTGAGCGAACCGCGCGTGCCGCTGAAAGTGGGCCTGGTATGCCGCGATGTGCAACGCCAGCAGGCGACGGTGGCATTGCTGCGCACCTTGCTGGAAGACGTGATGAATGCCCCGCAGGCAGGCGCCTGACTTTTTTGCGGGCAAAAGAAAACCCCGCCGAAGCGGGGCTTTGCAGACTGTTTCCCTGACATCCATTTCACTCCGCCACCCTGGCAGAATCCTACGTGTCCGTGTTGTTGCTTTGCGCTTCCTGCGCGACGTCCATGTGAAGTAGATTATCCGTGGATCCAATTTGGCGATAGAGGACGAATAGCAGCACGTCATGTAAGAGATTGCTTACACGCCCTCCCCGCCATCAGAACTGAGCTTCATCCAGCAGGAACAGCGATTCGCTCCCGGCTTTCACCGAAGCACTCAACGAGTGAATGCGCGGCAGCAGACGGGCGAAGTAGAAACGCGCGGTGCCCAGTTTGCTGGCGTAGAAATCGTCCTCAGCCTCCTTGCCCAGCGCGGCCTTGGCCATGCGCGCCCACATATAGGCGTAAGCCACGTAGCCAAATGCGTGCAGGTATTCCACCGAGGCGGCACCGATTTCATTCGGGTCGGTCTTGGCGCGGTCGAGCACCCACGCGGTCAGTTCATCCAGGTTATCCACCGCCGCGCTGAGCGGCCGGGTGAATTCGCCCAGTTCTGCGCCGGCGGTGGCGATGAACTGGCGGATTTCATCCGCAAACAGGGTGTAGAACTTGCCCCCGCTGCCGACGATTTTGCGGCCCATCAAGTCGAGCGCCTGAATACCATTGGTGCCTTCGTAGATCTGCGTGATGCGCACATCACGCACCAGTTGCTCCTGGCCCCACTCGCGAATGTAGCCGTGCCCGCCAAACACTTGTTGGCCCAGCACCGTGGTTTCCAGGCCGAGGTCGCTGAGGAACGCCTTGGCGACCGGCGTCAGCAAGGCCACCAGGTTATCGGCGCGCTCGCGGGCGGCGGCATCTTCGCTGAACTTGGCGATGTCCAGTTGGGTCGCCACGTAGGTGGAGAACGCGCGTCCGCCTTCGTTCGCCGCCTTCATGGTCAGCAGCATGCGACGCACGTCCGGGTGCACGATGATCGGGTCGGCGACCTTGTCTTTAGATTTGGCGCCGGTCGGCGAGCGGCTTTGCAAGCGGTCCCGCGCGTACTCAATCGCGTTCTGATAGGAGCGCTCGCCGGACGCCAGCCCCTGGATGCCCACGCCCAAACGCTCGTAGTTCATCATGGTGAACATCGCCGCCAAACCACGGTTCGGCTCGCCCACCAGGAACCCCACGGCCTGGTCGAAG from Pseudomonas tolaasii NCPPB 2192 includes the following:
- a CDS encoding acyl-CoA dehydrogenase C-terminal domain-containing protein; amino-acid sequence: MADYKAPLRDMRFVLNEVFEVANTWAQLPALADTVDAETVEAILEEAGKVTAKSIAPLSRGGDEQGCRWDNTAVFTPDGFPQAYKTYAEGGWVGVGGDPVFGGMGMPKAVSAQVEEMINSSSLAFGLYPMLTSGACVSINTHASEELKATYLPKMYSGEWAGSMCLTEAHAGTDLGIIRTKAEPQADGSYTISGTKIFITGGEHDLTENIIHLVLAKLPDAPAGPKGISLFLVPKFMVNADGSLGARNLVSCGSIEHKMGIQASATCVMNFDQAVGFLVGEPNRGLAAMFTMMNYERLGVGIQGLASGERSYQNAIEYARDRLQSRSPTGAKSKDKVADPIIVHPDVRRMLLTMKAANEGGRAFSTYVATQLDIAKFSEDAAARERADNLVALLTPVAKAFLSDLGLETTVLGQQVFGGHGYIREWGQEQLVRDVRITQIYEGTNGIQALDLMGRKIVGSGGKFYTLFADEIRQFIATAGAELGEFTRPLSAAVDNLDELTAWVLDRAKTDPNEIGAASVEYLHAFGYVAYAYMWARMAKAALGKEAEDDFYASKLGTARFYFARLLPRIHSLSASVKAGSESLFLLDEAQF